CGCGCGCCTGGAGATGAACCGGTACGACTTCATCGTCAACTGCGCCGCGCATACTGCTGTGGACAAGGCAGAAAGCGAACCCGAACTGGCAGACCGCATCAATCATCTTGCGGTCAAACAACTCGCTGAAACCGCGAAGGAGCAGGGCGCTTTTCTGATCCACGTGAGCACCGACTATGTTTTCGATGGCTGCCACTACAAGCCCTACGAAGAAGATCATCCGACCGATCCGGTAAACCGTTACGGCGCAACCAAGTTGCTGGGTGAGCGCGCCATGCAGCAATCGGGTGTGTCCGGTGCGATCATCCGCACCAGTTGGGTCTACTCCGAGTTCGGTAGCAACTTCGTCAAGACCATGCTTCGCCTCGGGGCCGAGCGTGACCTGCTTACCGTCATCAGCGACCAGGTCGGCACGCCCACCTACGCTGCTGATCTGGCGCAGGCGATCGTTACGATGATCGAGCAGCGCGTGGCCAGCGCCGATCAGACTGGTTGCGAAGTCTTCCATTTCAGCAATGAAGGTGCGTGCAGCTGGTACGACTTCGCGGTCGAGATCTTTGACCTGATGGATATGGATTGCCAGGTCAAACCGATACCCGCGACTGAATACCCGACTCCCGCCAAACGACCGCATTTCAGCCTGCTGAGCAAGCAGCGCATCAAGGCGCAGCTAGGTACTGGCATTCCGCACTGGAAGCATTCGCTGAAGCGGTGCTTGCAAAAGATCAAGGAACAAAACAATGGCTAGAATTCTGGTTACCGGCGGAGCTGGTTTCATCGGCTCGGCTGTCGTCAGGCATCTGATCGACAACACAGAGCATGAAGTGGTAAACCTCGACAAGCTCACCTATGCAGGCAACCTCGAATCGCTGGCGTCCGTAAGCGAGGACTCCCGGTATCGCTTCGAGCAGGTCGACATCTGCGACCAGGCTGAGGTGAAGCGTGTATTCGAGCAGCACCAGCCGGACCTGGTCATGCATCTGGCAGCTGAGTCCCATGTTGATCGTTCGATCGACGGCCCTGGCGAATTCATCCAGACCAACCTGATCGGCACCTATGTTCTGCTGGAGCAGGCGCGCGCTTACTACCAGTCGCTCAGCGAAGACCGCAAGGCTGCGTTCCGCTTTCACCACATCTCTACCGATGAAGTATATGGTGATCTGCCGCACCCCGAAGAGCAGGAAGGCGAGCTGCCGCTGTTCACCGAAAAGACGCCTTACGCACCCAGTTCGCCGTACTCGGCCAGCAAGGCCGGATCGGATCATCTGGTACGTGCCTGGCATCGCACCTACGGCTTGCCCATCGTCCTGACCAATTGCTCGAACAATTATGGCCCGTACCATTTCCCCGAGAAACTGGTGCCGTTGATGATCCTCAACGCCATCGAAGGCAAGCCGCTGCCGGTCTACGGCAAGGGAAATCAGATTCGTGACTGGTTGTTTGTGGAAGACCACGCGCGCGCATTGGTTCTGGTCGCCACCACCGGGAAAATCGGCGAGACTTATAACATCGGCGGCCACAACGAAAAGCAGAACATCGAGGTGGTGCATACCATCTGCGAACTTCTGGACGAGATGCATCCCCGCGCGAAGGGCAGCTACAAGGATCTGATAACGACCGTGAAGGACCGCCCTGGCCATGATATGCGCTACGCGATCGACGCTAGCAAGATCAAACGCGAGCTTGGCTGGTCGCCGGAAGAGACCTTCGAAAGCGGCATCCGCAAGACGGTCGGTTGGTATCTCGATAACCAGCAATGGTGCCAGCGGGTACAGGATGGGAGTTATCAGCGTCAGAGATTGGGAGCGGGAAGCTGAATGCAGCGCTTCGACATTTCGCCGGTTCGCCTAGCGAAAGACATCTGGATACACCGTGGCCTGATATTCAACCTGTCGAAACGAGAAATCGTCGGAAGATACCGCGGCTCGTTCATCGGTATTTTCTGGTCGTTCCTGACACCGCTGCTGATGCTCGTGGTGTTCACCTTCGTCTTCGGTGAGATCTTCCAGGCCCGCTGGGGCGCGCGGGGCGGGGGCGGCGGGCAGGGGTCCCTGGACTTTGCCGTCGCGTTGTTCGCGGGTCTGCTGATCTTCAACTTTTTTTCTGAGTGCATCAGCAAGGCACCCGGTCTCGTTACCAGTAGCGCCAACTATGTGAAAAAGGTGGTATTTCCGCTGGAGATACTGACTCCGGTCACGTTGATTGCAGCCCTGTTTCACTTGCTGGCCGGTTATTCCATATTGTTCCTGCTGATGTTGTTTTCCAGCTGGGAGTTTTCCTGGCACACGTTGTTGTTGCCGGTTGTCTTCGCCCCGTTTCTGGTATTGATTCTGGGACTTACCTGGGGTCTTTCCGCGCTGGGGGTCTACCTGCGCGATGTCGGCCAGCTGATCGCTCCAATCCTTACGGCGATGATGTTTCTGAGTCCGATCTTCTATCCGCTGTCCAGCGTGCACGAAAAGTATCTCTGGATTTACCAGATCAATCCGCTGACGTTTATCATCGAGCAGACACGTGCAGTGCTGCTGGAATCGCAGATCCCAAACTGGAACGGCTACCTGTTGTACAGCGCAGTGAGTGTCGTGGTCGCCTTCGCGGGCTTTGCGATGTTCCAGAAGACGCGCAAGGGGTTCGCCGATGTGCTCTGATGTCGCGATTCAGGTAACCGGTCTCAGCAAGTGCTACCAGATCTATGACACGCCGCAGAGTCGTCTAAAGCAGATGCTCATGCGCAGCCGGAAGAAGTACTACCGCGAGTTCTGGGCGCTGCGGGACGTCAGCTTCGAACTACGCCGGGGCGAGACGGTGGGGATTATCGGACGCAATGGCAGCGGCAAATCAACATTGTTGCAGATGGTCTGCGGAACGCTGAACCCGACCGCCGGCGAAATCCGCACCAATGGCAAGATTGCAGCGCTGCTCGAGCTCGGCAGCGGCTTCAACCCAGAGTTTACCGGCCGCGAAAACGTGTATATGTCCGCTTCGATCTATGGGTTGAACCGGAGTCAGGTGGACGAACGATTCGACAAGATCGCCGAGTTCGCCGACATTGGCGACCATATGGACCAGCCAGTCCGCAATTACTCCAGCGGGATGTACGTCAGGCTGGCGTTCGCTGTCATCGCCCATGTCGACGCGGATATTCTGGTGATTGACGAGGCCCTTGCGGTTGGTGATGCGGTCTTCACGCAGAAGTGCATGCGCTTCATTCGGCGGTTCAAGGAAACCGGTACGCTCCTCTTCGTCAGCCACGACATCAATTCCGTGCTTAGCCTGTGTAATCGGGCCGTGTGGCTGCACGCAGGGGAGCTGCGTGAGACCGGAAAAGCCAAGGACATCGCCGAGAACTACCTGCAGTACACCTTCCAGGAAGTCTATGGTTCGACGGCAGACCTGGAAACCATCCGCAAGGATGACGCCGACGAGGAACAAACGGCTCCGGTCTCGGATGACCCCAGCTCGTGCCTGGATTACTCAGCGACCTTTGACGTAAGCGATAATCTGGACGCTGCCAATGGCTGGAAAAGCGGGGCGGGAGAAATTACAGCCGTCGAACTGGTCAACCTTAGCGGTCAGACCGAGGGCGTATTTCAGGGCGGGGAAAAGGTCGAGATGACCATCCGCGCCGTGGCGCATAGCGACCTGAAGCAGCCCATTCTCGGTTTCCTGGTCAGGGATCGGCTCGGTCAGGATCTGTTTGGTGAGAACACGCTCCCATTCACGGACGTGCTCCCGATTCCGGTCTCTGCGGGAGAAGCCTTCGAAGCTCGCTATACGTTTCGGCTACCTATGTTGCCGAATGGTCAGTATCTCGTGATGGCTTCGCTGGCTGACGGCGATCTCGTCGACAATGTTCAGCATCACTGGCTGCACGATGCGATGGTGATCAATGTTTCGTCGAGCAAAGTCCGGTGGGGGCTCGTCGGGGTACCATTCGAAAAAGTCATTTTGAAGAAGAATTCATGAAAGCATTGCCGGAACTGTACGAGCAGCACAAGGGAAAAGTCTCTGACAAGTGGTCACTGTACTTGAAAGAGTACGATGAGCTGTTGAGCCCGTATCGCGACAGGTCGGTCAACCTGCTGGAGATCGGCATTCAGAACGGCGGATCGCTGGAAATCTGGAGTCAGTACTTCCCCAAGGCGATCCGGCTGGTTGGTTGTGACATCAATCCCAACTGCGCCCAGCTCGAATACGAGGATGCGCGCATCGCGGTGGTGGTAGGGGATGCCAATTCGGACGAGTCAGAATCGGCAATCCTGTCGCACGCAAAGAAGTTCGACATCATCATCGACGATGGGTCTCATACTTCCGGTGACATAGTTCGCTCCTTCGCTCGCTATTTTCCGTACCTGAAGCCAGGTGGAATATTGCTCGCTGAAGACTTGCACTGCAGTTACTGGCAAGGCTATCAGGGCGGACTCTACAATCCGTTTTCGTCGATCACCTTCTTCAAACGGCTTGGTGATGTCGTGAATTTCGAGCACTGGGGAAGGCCGGGTTCCCGGTCAACGGTACTGGCCGGGTTCGCGGAGCATTACGGCGTCACGTTCTCCGAAGAGGCCCTTGCCGCGGTTCATTCAGTGCAATTCGTCAATTCCCTTTGCGTGGTAAAAAAAGCGCCTGCGCCAGAGAATGTGCTGGGCGAGCGGCTCATCGTAGGGGAGACGGAGCCGGTTCTGCCGCTGCGTGAAACGCTCTCGGCTTCCCCTGCCAGCACTCCGGATCAAAGCGAAAACCCCTGGACAATGCTGGACCGTGCGCCAGATGAACAATTCGACACGCTGAAACAACAGCTCGCGCAGCGAGAAGCTCAACGGGCTGATCTCAGCAATCGCTTGGCAGAAGAATCCCAGCGGGTTTCAGCGCTCGACGAGCTTGTTCAGCATGACGCTCAGCAAATGCAGTCCCTGGGAGAGCAGCACAGTGCCGACCTGCGAAGAATTGAGGAGCTGAAGGGCCAGATACTTCAGCACCAGCAGCGTGCTGAAGAAATGGAGCGAATCGTCGCCCAGGTGTGGTCCTCCACCAGTTGGAAGGCGACCTCGCCACTGCGCATTGTCGGGACGCAGGCGAAGCATCTACGCACCCTCGGCGGCGGTGCCAGTCATCTCTTCAAGCATTACGGCGCTATCGGCTCGGTACGAAAGGTGTTGGAGGTCATGCGCACCGAAGGCGTTGCGGGCTTCAGGCATCGAGTCGAGCAACAGGTTGAACTCCAGGCTGAGAATGATTACGCCGAGTGGGTGCGCCTGTACGACAGCCTGAAAGACGAGGACCGCAAGCAGATTCGGCGAATCGTTGCTGAATGGGTAGATCCGCCGCTGATTTCGATCGTGGTGCCCACTTATAACCCTAGCGCTGCCTGGTTTACCGAAGCGGTCGACTCGGTGCGCAACCAGCTATACCCCAACTGGGAGCTCTGCATTGCGGATGATGCCTCGACTGACCCGGCAGTCAGGCCGCTGCTGGAGAAGATCGCCGCATCCGATTCCCGGATCAAGGTCGTGTTCCGCGAACAGAACGGACACATCTCGGCGGCCTCCAACAGCGCTCTCTCACTGGCGACCGGGCAGTGGGTCGCATTGCTGGATCACGACGATCTGTTGCCTGAGCACGCCCTGTATTGTGTCGCGAAGGCGATCATCGAGGATCCTTCCGTACGGATGATCTACTCCGACGAAGACAAGATGAATGAGAAAGGGCAGCGCTACAGCCCTTACTTCAAGTGCGACTGGAACCCGGATCTGTTCTACTCGCACAATATGTTTTCGCATCTGGGGGTGTACCAGAAGCAACTGCTCGACGAGATTGGCGGGTTCAGACTTGGGGTCGAAGGGTCTCAGGATTATGACCTTGCGCTTCGCTGTATCGAGCGTATCGATGCCAGAGCTATCCATCACATCCCGCGGGTGCTGTACCACTGGCGGGTGCATGCTGAAAGTACAGCCAGCGGTGCGGATGCCAAGCCCTACGCGATGCTCGCAGGCATGCGCGCCATCAACGAGCATTTCGAACGAACCGGAGTCAAGGGCAAGGTCGAGCTGGTCGGGCCGGGGTATCACGCTTCGTACGATCTGGAGCCTACGCCGCCGCTGGTTTCGCTCATCATTCCGACGCGTAACGGAGTCGAGCTTCTCCGGCAGTGCGTTTCGAGCATCCGCGAGAAGACCGACTACCCGAATTACGAGTTGATCATCATCGATAACGGTTCGGACGATCCCGCCACGCTGTCGTACCTGCGTTACATCGAGTCGCCGACAGTTCGAGTCATCCGCGATGACCGTCCGTTCAATTTCTCCGCGCTGAACAACGTAGGGGCGGCTGCAGCGTCGGGCGAGGTCCTCGGTCTGATCAATAACGACATCGAGGTTATTTCGCCGAGCTGGCTCCGCGAGATGGTGTCCCATGCGCTCCGGCCGGAGGTCGGTGCGGTTGGCGCGAAGCTTTCATATCCGAATGATCGTATTCAGCATGCTGGAGTGGTGCTGGGCATGGGTGGCGTCGCCGAACATGCTCACAAGCAACTGCCGCGGACGGCATACGGCTATTTCAGCCGCGCTAGCCTGATCAGCGGCTTTTCGGCGGTCACCGGCGCTTGTCTGATTGTGCGCAAGGCGCTCTACCAGGAACTGGGCGGGCTGAACGAAGAGCTCGCGGTCGCTTACAACGATATCGATTTCTGCCTCCGCCTCAAACAGGCCGGTTATCGCAATATCTTCCTGCCTTCCGCGGAGCTTTATCACCACGAGTCCGCGACCCGAGGGCCGGAAAGCGACCCGGCGAAGCTGGAGCGGCTTGCCAGGGAAGAGCAGTATATGTGGGAGCGCTGGGAAGCATGGCTGAAACACGACCCGGCCTACAGCCCCAACCTGACGCTCGAGCGCCAGGATTTCACCTTGGCCTGGCCGCCCCGGGTACGAGCCCTGTTCTGACCCATACGTAAGCCGGGCTGCGACGATTGGCGCTCGGCTTGAATATCTGGTGGTAGCTGTTCGGTGGCAGGAATGATGGTTGCGAGCTCGGCTCAGCATGGGGTAGACGTCACGCCGATGGCTGTGATGGCGGTTATTGTGAGCTTCAATCCTGAAGCGTCTACATTCAGTCAGCTGCTGACGCAGTTGTCGGCGCAGGTGGAAAGGATTGTCGTAGTCGACAACGCCTCGACAGGCGACATCGCCAGTCTGGTCAGGGCGGTCCCGGAGGCTACGGTGGATCTGCTGCAGGCCACCCAGAACCTGGGTATAGCTGCGGCGCAAAATCTCGGGATCAGCAAGGCGTCGGAGTCCGGGTGCGATGCGATCATATTCTTCGACCAGGACAGCAGGATTCCGGACGGTGTGATAGCGCGCCTCAAAGCGCATTTGTGCGATCCGGCGGTTTCCATAGTCGCTCCGGTACATTTCGATGCAGAGCAGGGCTTTGGCTATCCGGTGGTGGACATCGCGCCTAACGGCACACGACGGAAGTGGCAGCCTGAAACGCTGTCCAGCCCCATTGATGTGTCTGTGGCGATTTCCTCGGGTACACTTGTCCGTCGTGGTGTTTTCGATCAGGTGGGTCTCATGGATGAGAGTCTGTTCATCGACTATGTCGATACCGAATGGTGCTTGCGTTGCGTGCAAAAAGGTTACTTTGTCCGCGTTGAGCCTGCCGCCCGCCTTGAGCATTCTCTGGGCCTTCGCTCCGCCTCGCTAGGCCGGTTCCGCATCCCTATCCATCGTCCCGAACGTCGGTATTATCGGATTCGAAACGCGCTTCTGCTGGTGCGCTATCCCCATGTTCCTTTGCTGATGGCGCTCCGTGA
The nucleotide sequence above comes from Halopseudomonas xinjiangensis. Encoded proteins:
- a CDS encoding ABC transporter permease; translation: MQRFDISPVRLAKDIWIHRGLIFNLSKREIVGRYRGSFIGIFWSFLTPLLMLVVFTFVFGEIFQARWGARGGGGGQGSLDFAVALFAGLLIFNFFSECISKAPGLVTSSANYVKKVVFPLEILTPVTLIAALFHLLAGYSILFLLMLFSSWEFSWHTLLLPVVFAPFLVLILGLTWGLSALGVYLRDVGQLIAPILTAMMFLSPIFYPLSSVHEKYLWIYQINPLTFIIEQTRAVLLESQIPNWNGYLLYSAVSVVVAFAGFAMFQKTRKGFADVL
- the rfbD gene encoding dTDP-4-dehydrorhamnose reductase; this translates as MPKTVLVTGATGQLGRSIQSIAQAHPELEFTFVDRSMMDLADPASIAARLEMNRYDFIVNCAAHTAVDKAESEPELADRINHLAVKQLAETAKEQGAFLIHVSTDYVFDGCHYKPYEEDHPTDPVNRYGATKLLGERAMQQSGVSGAIIRTSWVYSEFGSNFVKTMLRLGAERDLLTVISDQVGTPTYAADLAQAIVTMIEQRVASADQTGCEVFHFSNEGACSWYDFAVEIFDLMDMDCQVKPIPATEYPTPAKRPHFSLLSKQRIKAQLGTGIPHWKHSLKRCLQKIKEQNNG
- a CDS encoding glycosyltransferase family 2 protein, with the protein product MKALPELYEQHKGKVSDKWSLYLKEYDELLSPYRDRSVNLLEIGIQNGGSLEIWSQYFPKAIRLVGCDINPNCAQLEYEDARIAVVVGDANSDESESAILSHAKKFDIIIDDGSHTSGDIVRSFARYFPYLKPGGILLAEDLHCSYWQGYQGGLYNPFSSITFFKRLGDVVNFEHWGRPGSRSTVLAGFAEHYGVTFSEEALAAVHSVQFVNSLCVVKKAPAPENVLGERLIVGETEPVLPLRETLSASPASTPDQSENPWTMLDRAPDEQFDTLKQQLAQREAQRADLSNRLAEESQRVSALDELVQHDAQQMQSLGEQHSADLRRIEELKGQILQHQQRAEEMERIVAQVWSSTSWKATSPLRIVGTQAKHLRTLGGGASHLFKHYGAIGSVRKVLEVMRTEGVAGFRHRVEQQVELQAENDYAEWVRLYDSLKDEDRKQIRRIVAEWVDPPLISIVVPTYNPSAAWFTEAVDSVRNQLYPNWELCIADDASTDPAVRPLLEKIAASDSRIKVVFREQNGHISAASNSALSLATGQWVALLDHDDLLPEHALYCVAKAIIEDPSVRMIYSDEDKMNEKGQRYSPYFKCDWNPDLFYSHNMFSHLGVYQKQLLDEIGGFRLGVEGSQDYDLALRCIERIDARAIHHIPRVLYHWRVHAESTASGADAKPYAMLAGMRAINEHFERTGVKGKVELVGPGYHASYDLEPTPPLVSLIIPTRNGVELLRQCVSSIREKTDYPNYELIIIDNGSDDPATLSYLRYIESPTVRVIRDDRPFNFSALNNVGAAAASGEVLGLINNDIEVISPSWLREMVSHALRPEVGAVGAKLSYPNDRIQHAGVVLGMGGVAEHAHKQLPRTAYGYFSRASLISGFSAVTGACLIVRKALYQELGGLNEELAVAYNDIDFCLRLKQAGYRNIFLPSAELYHHESATRGPESDPAKLERLAREEQYMWERWEAWLKHDPAYSPNLTLERQDFTLAWPPRVRALF
- the rfbB gene encoding dTDP-glucose 4,6-dehydratase, translated to MARILVTGGAGFIGSAVVRHLIDNTEHEVVNLDKLTYAGNLESLASVSEDSRYRFEQVDICDQAEVKRVFEQHQPDLVMHLAAESHVDRSIDGPGEFIQTNLIGTYVLLEQARAYYQSLSEDRKAAFRFHHISTDEVYGDLPHPEEQEGELPLFTEKTPYAPSSPYSASKAGSDHLVRAWHRTYGLPIVLTNCSNNYGPYHFPEKLVPLMILNAIEGKPLPVYGKGNQIRDWLFVEDHARALVLVATTGKIGETYNIGGHNEKQNIEVVHTICELLDEMHPRAKGSYKDLITTVKDRPGHDMRYAIDASKIKRELGWSPEETFESGIRKTVGWYLDNQQWCQRVQDGSYQRQRLGAGS
- a CDS encoding glycosyltransferase family 2 protein codes for the protein MAVMAVIVSFNPEASTFSQLLTQLSAQVERIVVVDNASTGDIASLVRAVPEATVDLLQATQNLGIAAAQNLGISKASESGCDAIIFFDQDSRIPDGVIARLKAHLCDPAVSIVAPVHFDAEQGFGYPVVDIAPNGTRRKWQPETLSSPIDVSVAISSGTLVRRGVFDQVGLMDESLFIDYVDTEWCLRCVQKGYFVRVEPAARLEHSLGLRSASLGRFRIPIHRPERRYYRIRNALLLVRYPHVPLLMALREVIFGFVHTCVIVLLVRHRQDYLRFYVKGVVDGVRGRSGPCSQRSSR
- a CDS encoding ABC transporter ATP-binding protein, producing MCSDVAIQVTGLSKCYQIYDTPQSRLKQMLMRSRKKYYREFWALRDVSFELRRGETVGIIGRNGSGKSTLLQMVCGTLNPTAGEIRTNGKIAALLELGSGFNPEFTGRENVYMSASIYGLNRSQVDERFDKIAEFADIGDHMDQPVRNYSSGMYVRLAFAVIAHVDADILVIDEALAVGDAVFTQKCMRFIRRFKETGTLLFVSHDINSVLSLCNRAVWLHAGELRETGKAKDIAENYLQYTFQEVYGSTADLETIRKDDADEEQTAPVSDDPSSCLDYSATFDVSDNLDAANGWKSGAGEITAVELVNLSGQTEGVFQGGEKVEMTIRAVAHSDLKQPILGFLVRDRLGQDLFGENTLPFTDVLPIPVSAGEAFEARYTFRLPMLPNGQYLVMASLADGDLVDNVQHHWLHDAMVINVSSSKVRWGLVGVPFEKVILKKNS